TTTTTCCACTTATGTTCACATATTAGAAACATGCCACTTAATTTTCTTGTTAATATGTATTTGCATAACAGAGGTGACTGTTACATACCCACAACTAATTACCAAAACATCTCTCAACAGTTTGGTTCGGCATTCAGTTCCTCGTTTTTTATGGACTCCTACTGACTGCTATATAAACATGAAAGATGAAAATACACTAGAAAGACCAGGCAAGGTGTAATCTTCTCATTTCTTTATTTTGCTCCTGATTTGCAGGTGTGCAGTTCGTGTAATTTGCGAAATTCATGCTCAAGAGGCTATATCCTTACACGTAAAGAAGATGAAGCTCGGACTCTTGATGTTATGCGTATTTTATTGGTCTATGGTTTTGATCATATAAAGGGGACTGTGGAGAACAAACCACTTCTCAAACTGAAATCCGTGAAGACCGTCGTTCGGAAATTAATACACGAGATTGCCAAGCTGAGTGCTGTTCCTATTGACCCCAATCTTCCACCCCCTGTAATCAGGAAGTTGCCACCTAAGGTGAAGCAACCGCCTCCACCACCAAAGAGACGAGTTGGACGTGATGACGTAGAGATGAAGAAAGGAGACTGGCTCTGCCCAAAGTACTTTAACCTGTCTCACCTGTAATTTATAGAATGTTGACTTCCAGGAGCGATTCTTATTTTCTGAAGTATGTGGTTGCAGGTGTGACTTCATGAACTTTGCGAAAAATACAATTTGCTTGCAGTGTGATGCTAAGCGTCCCAAAAGGCAACTTCTACCTGGAGAGTGGGAGTGTCCTCGGTTAGCTCACTTACCACAGATTTATTTGGTCTATTTTTTGAACTTATACACAGCAGTTTCCTAGTATGCCTCATATTTATCACATCCATGTTTGTTATCTGTCTAAGAACACGCCTGTGAATAAGAATAGCTTGGTATCTGATTATCTTTCTTCATTATTTATATCGAATACGTTTCTCTGTGCTGTCATTTGTTTCTCAAGAGGCAATTAGTTAATAGTTATACAAACAAGGAACGATAAAGGAAACAGTGCACATTTGAACCATTTATGAACATAATTGTGATAATTTGTCATCCTTACACATTTTTCTATCAATATCTAGGTGCAATTTTTTGAACTACAGACGGAACATGTCATGTTTCCATTGTGAACATAACCGTCCTCCAGATGAATACACCAACAGCCAAATGGAAGAATATCAATCTGCACCGCGGAAACGGTTGGAAAGACCAGCTCGCAAGCCTGACGTTTCTAATGCGTGGAACTTTGACTTCGATGATAATGAATCGGATGGTGCTGATGTTGCAGCATTTGAGTTTGCTGATTCATCCAAAGTCAGGGAGAGCTCATCTGTGGACAACTCATATAGAGATAATACAAAGGGTTCCGAGGCCGAGAAATTCTTTGGAATGGATGAACCAAGGAGCGAGGGAAGAGAGAGAAAGTTCAGTGGAAGAGACAACTTGAACTCATCTAGAGTTGGTTTTGATGATTTTGATGACGAAGAGGATGATATTGACAGTTACGAGCTTGATTTGTCAAAAGGTGGTCAGACAGGTGGTGTGTCGAGGGTGAGTTATTCTGACCTTGAGAATGCTTCTTCTGATTCAGAAGACTTGAACGAATTTGCTCACAGTAGAAATTCCAATTACGGGGCAAAGGATGAAGCAACAGGTTCAGCTGATGATGATGAATTTGATGATCAACCCTCCCTGAGATCTAGTCATATTGCTGATTCTTGGCAGAAAACCAGAGGTTGGAGCGGTTCGAACAACCGCAGAAGCGCATCTTTTGGCTCAGAGAGTAATGATGGGGTTATTTCTGATTTTGATGAGGATGTTGACAACGGTTTTAGATCTAAACAAAGGCGTAAACAGGGAGGCCGTGAAACAGTTCCTGATATGGACTCTGACATGGATGATGAGTTACAATCAGATGATAGGAGGAACAGGTCCTCCACAAATTTCAGAGGAAACTTCCCTGCCAGAAGCTCTAACTTAAATAGTAGAAGCGCTAGTGGGGACCGTTATGGTAGGACAAGAGGCAACAAACAGTTCAGGAGTGTTGATGTGCATGATGGTGGGTCGCCCTTTGATAGGAATCGCAGAGGAAGGGGTAATCAGCAAGATCATGGCTCAAGAGGTTCACAAAGAAATGCAGGAAGAAATTGGGATAATAGTAGTGAGTTTGATCGCAGAGGGAGGGGTAATCAGCAAGATCATGGCTCAAGAGGTTCGCAAAGAAATGAAAGAAGAAGCTGGGATAGAAGTAGTGAGTTTGATGGCAGTGACAGCCCCCTCAGGCGTTCTAATAGAAGGTAAGAATATGGCAATGCAAGTGGCAGCATAAGCATCGAAAGTGTGGACAGTGTGCCCAAAATTCTTGGATTCAGAACTGGATTGATGGCACTGGATCCTGAGACCCTGCCGATAAGGGATGTTTTAGGAAGTGTTAATATTTCCAAGATTTTTTCCAAGGCTCCAAGCTAGCCAACAGGTGGAGTGTTACATCATGGAATTTGGTATGTTCAGATTTTGTGAAAGaactttttccttttttcttcacCATTTACTGCCTCATAATCTTCTCAAGGAA
The sequence above is a segment of the Aegilops tauschii subsp. strangulata cultivar AL8/78 chromosome 6, Aet v6.0, whole genome shotgun sequence genome. Coding sequences within it:
- the LOC109755650 gene encoding uncharacterized protein, coding for MAASRFLTLLRRRRSIPNTSLLHRRLPFSSSPSPPSPESPSAPSSSKPPSLSARLSFVFDQLDALDRNRSSDLSARDAALRRIQSWRRPAPPPPDAPPPPPPPRPEPGGQPEKVVEAAAAAKVGQEVAAEGLESMSVADVLRREVELVHPWPEWIELMERLAQQRYFDLGGGSGGADQESRLAAAVPMDLSEVAEESGFDFSRDWTTVKNACMNFGRDRFDILKPLPRKDLQVLVGHGCPSMDPKVVFSAKLIRKLVHLDEGDVCSSCNLRNSCSRGYILTRKEDEARTLDVMRILLVYGFDHIKGTVENKPLLKLKSVKTVVRKLIHEIAKLSAVPIDPNLPPPVIRKLPPKVKQPPPPPKRRVGRDDVEMKKGDWLCPKCDFMNFAKNTICLQCDAKRPKRQLLPGEWECPRCNFLNYRRNMSCFHCEHNRPPDEYTNSQMEEYQSAPRKRLERPARKPDVSNAWNFDFDDNESDGADVAAFEFADSSKVRESSSVDNSYRDNTKGSEAEKFFGMDEPRSEGRERKFSGRDNLNSSRVGFDDFDDEEDDIDSYELDLSKGGQTGGVSRVSYSDLENASSDSEDLNEFAHSRNSNYGAKDEATGSADDDEFDDQPSLRSSHIADSWQKTRGWSGSNNRRSASFGSESNDGVISDFDEDVDNGFRSKQRRKQGGRETVPDMDSDMDDELQSDDRRNRSSTNFRGNFPARSSNLNSRSASGDRYGRTRGNKQFRSVDVHDGGSPFDRNRRGRGNQQDHGSRGSQRNAGRNWDNSSEFDRRGRGNQQDHGSRGSQRNERRSWDRSSEFDGSDSPLRRSNRR